A stretch of the Mycobacterium shigaense genome encodes the following:
- a CDS encoding YoaK family protein: MAVTSPVAERWLTVALLLLTLATGLADSISILILGHVFVANMTGNVIFLGFWLAPRSTVDLTAVVVALPTFVCTTIVSGRLARHFSDRTRVWIGTVLCTEIALLLTLAVLAGAGVLHYHDNTKLIMIAALGVTFGLQHSSARQFGIQELSTTVLTSTIVSLGLDSRLAGGTGAREKLRITVVLTMCAGAFAGATMSRFVVAPVFAVTAAVIAVSLSIFLLGPVAAKEVALEGD; the protein is encoded by the coding sequence TGCTGCTGCTCACTTTGGCGACTGGACTAGCCGACTCGATCAGCATCCTGATCTTGGGCCACGTCTTCGTCGCCAACATGACCGGCAACGTGATCTTCCTCGGCTTCTGGTTGGCCCCGCGGTCCACGGTCGATCTGACCGCCGTCGTGGTGGCGCTGCCTACCTTCGTGTGCACCACGATCGTCAGCGGGCGGCTGGCGCGGCACTTCAGCGACCGGACGCGAGTGTGGATCGGCACGGTGCTGTGCACCGAGATCGCCCTGCTGCTGACCTTGGCGGTCCTGGCAGGAGCGGGCGTGCTGCACTATCACGACAACACCAAGCTGATCATGATCGCCGCTCTGGGGGTGACGTTCGGCCTGCAGCACTCGAGCGCGCGCCAGTTCGGGATTCAGGAACTGTCCACCACGGTGCTGACGTCGACGATCGTGAGCTTAGGGCTGGACAGCCGCCTGGCTGGCGGCACGGGTGCGCGCGAAAAGCTGCGTATCACCGTCGTTTTGACGATGTGCGCGGGCGCCTTCGCCGGGGCGACCATGTCGCGGTTCGTCGTCGCCCCGGTGTTCGCGGTGACCGCGGCCGTCATCGCGGTCAGCCTGTCGATCTTCTTGCTCGGGCCGGTGGCCGCGAAAGAGGTTGCGCTGGAAGGTGACTAG
- a CDS encoding phosphodiester glycosidase family protein, with protein sequence MRTRTARLRRLAANFAASLTAVVGCVTLATVAGAPTAHAADGREMLASAIGATKGTYLVYNFGPGHPTPLLNAAGHWYEMNNGGHLMIIKNAASRLSPHLLVDTHQGDQARCENNPGARTSEGLWQASELYTPLQAWQRMGQPSIAINANFFDVRGQKGGSWRQTGCSSPLGAFVDNTNGQGRANQAVTGTIAYPGKQGLSGGGESWSSLTTMILPSGGAPYVVWPRSKNDYDAATPVVADLLNKNEKFVAVSGIGLLAPGQTQQLHDGGPSAARTALAYVKQRDEMYIFEGGSYTPDNMQDLFRGLGSDTAVLLDGGGSSAIVLRRDTGGMWAGAGSPRGSCDIRGVLCDSHERALPSWLAFN encoded by the coding sequence GTGCGGACACGTACCGCCAGGTTGCGCCGACTGGCGGCCAACTTCGCGGCCAGCCTGACGGCGGTCGTGGGGTGCGTGACGCTGGCCACCGTCGCGGGCGCGCCCACCGCGCACGCCGCCGACGGCCGCGAGATGCTGGCGAGCGCCATCGGCGCCACCAAGGGCACATATCTGGTGTACAACTTCGGCCCCGGGCACCCCACCCCGCTGTTGAACGCCGCCGGTCACTGGTACGAGATGAACAACGGCGGCCACCTGATGATCATCAAGAACGCGGCGAGCCGGCTGTCCCCGCACCTGCTGGTCGACACGCACCAGGGCGACCAGGCGCGTTGCGAGAACAATCCCGGGGCCCGCACCAGTGAGGGGTTGTGGCAGGCCTCCGAGCTCTACACGCCGCTGCAGGCGTGGCAGCGGATGGGGCAGCCGAGCATCGCGATCAACGCCAACTTCTTCGACGTGCGCGGGCAAAAGGGCGGCAGTTGGCGCCAGACCGGTTGCAGCTCGCCGCTGGGCGCGTTCGTGGACAACACCAACGGGCAGGGCCGCGCCAACCAGGCGGTCACCGGGACCATCGCCTACCCGGGCAAGCAGGGCCTGTCCGGCGGCGGCGAGAGCTGGTCGTCGTTGACGACGATGATCCTGCCGTCCGGCGGTGCGCCGTACGTGGTGTGGCCGCGTAGCAAGAACGACTACGACGCCGCCACCCCGGTGGTCGCCGACCTGCTCAACAAGAACGAGAAGTTTGTCGCGGTGTCCGGGATCGGGCTGCTGGCCCCCGGCCAGACGCAACAGCTGCACGACGGCGGACCCAGCGCGGCGCGCACGGCCCTCGCCTACGTCAAGCAGCGCGACGAGATGTACATCTTCGAAGGTGGCAGCTACACCCCGGACAACATGCAGGACCTGTTCCGCGGCCTGGGCAGCGACACGGCGGTCCTGCTGGACGGGGGCGGATCCTCGGCGATCGTGCTGCGCCGCGATACCGGGGGGATGTGGGCCGGCGCCGGCTCACCAAGGGGATCGTGTGACATCCGCGGGGTGCTCTGTGATTCTCATGAGCGCGCGCTGCCCAGCTGGCTGGCGTTCAACTAG